A window of the Mesorhizobium opportunistum WSM2075 genome harbors these coding sequences:
- a CDS encoding arylamine N-acetyltransferase family protein encodes MSDAPFDLDAYFARIGYAGSRDASLDTLKTLHFLHPQAIPFENVDPFLGRPVRLDLAALQDKIVADGRGGYCFEHNLLFMHVLKALGFEVGGLAARVLWGQAEDAITARSHMLLRVELDGRTYIADVGFGGLTLTAPLLLEPGTEQKTPHETFRIVAADDHFRLQAAIGGDWRSLYRFDLQPQYEVDYSIASYFLSTNPISHFLTSVLAARAAPDRRYALRGNRLSIHHIGGRTEQKDIATAAELADTLEGQFGIIIPDRAGFEARVREKKIVETNA; translated from the coding sequence ATGAGCGATGCTCCCTTCGACCTCGACGCCTATTTCGCCCGCATCGGCTATGCCGGTTCCAGGGATGCTTCGCTGGATACGCTGAAGACGCTTCATTTCCTGCATCCGCAGGCAATCCCCTTCGAGAACGTCGACCCGTTTCTCGGCCGCCCGGTCAGGCTCGACCTTGCCGCGCTGCAGGACAAGATCGTCGCTGACGGGCGCGGCGGTTATTGCTTCGAGCACAACCTTCTTTTCATGCATGTGCTGAAAGCGCTTGGCTTCGAGGTCGGCGGCCTCGCGGCGCGCGTGCTTTGGGGCCAGGCGGAAGATGCCATCACGGCGCGCAGCCACATGCTGCTGCGCGTCGAACTCGATGGCCGGACCTATATCGCCGATGTCGGTTTCGGCGGCCTGACCCTGACCGCGCCGCTGCTGCTGGAACCCGGCACGGAACAGAAAACCCCGCACGAGACCTTCCGCATCGTCGCGGCTGACGATCATTTCCGCCTGCAGGCCGCCATCGGCGGCGATTGGCGCTCGCTTTACCGCTTCGACCTGCAGCCGCAATACGAGGTCGACTATTCCATCGCCAGCTACTTCCTGTCGACCAACCCGATATCGCATTTCCTCACCTCCGTCCTTGCGGCGCGCGCCGCGCCCGACCGACGCTACGCGTTGCGCGGCAATCGGCTGTCGATCCATCACATCGGCGGCCGCACCGAGCAGAAGGACATAGCCACCGCCGCCGAACTTGCCGACACGCTGGAAGGCCAGTTCGGCATCATCATCCCAGACCGTGCCGGCTTCGAGGCCAGGGTGCGCGAGAAGAAGATCGTGGAGACCAACGCATGA
- a CDS encoding MarR family winged helix-turn-helix transcriptional regulator — MSGEDNLLKLVEVEAPDDQDYLLQEQVGFILRKAHQRHVSIFAAHIGDLTPPQFAALAKLRDVGETSQNQLGTLIAMDAATVKGVVDRLKARGLVELSKHEVDKRRLLVNLTAEGREAIERLIPLAREITAETLAPLSAKEAATFMRLLVKLA, encoded by the coding sequence GTGAGCGGCGAGGACAATCTGCTCAAGCTGGTCGAGGTCGAGGCGCCGGACGATCAGGATTACCTCCTGCAGGAGCAGGTCGGCTTCATCCTGCGCAAGGCGCACCAGCGCCATGTCTCGATCTTCGCCGCGCATATCGGCGACCTGACGCCGCCGCAATTCGCCGCGCTCGCCAAACTGCGCGATGTCGGCGAAACCTCGCAGAACCAGCTCGGCACGCTGATCGCCATGGATGCGGCGACGGTGAAGGGCGTCGTCGACCGGCTGAAGGCGCGCGGCCTTGTCGAGCTTTCCAAGCATGAGGTCGACAAAAGGCGGCTGCTGGTCAACCTGACCGCCGAAGGGCGCGAAGCGATCGAACGCCTGATCCCGCTGGCGCGCGAAATCACCGCGGAAACCCTGGCGCCACTGTCGGCCAAGGAGGCAGCCACCTTCATGAGGCTGCTGGTGAAGCTGGCGTAA
- a CDS encoding DUF6481 family protein, whose translation MAIYREKDIFERRNAANEAKKALLERFKSKPAADDPAVLARQAERKAILEAREIREAEKARLKQEKLAREAVEKAEREAAAEAARVAAEEAAQAEAKIKEAEENERIARLLADEAERKAKRDARYAARKQRTGRTPPGFSAR comes from the coding sequence TTGGCTATCTACAGGGAAAAAGACATTTTCGAGCGGCGCAATGCCGCGAACGAGGCAAAGAAAGCGCTTTTGGAGCGCTTCAAGTCAAAGCCGGCGGCGGATGATCCTGCAGTGCTGGCGCGACAGGCCGAACGCAAGGCAATCCTCGAGGCTCGCGAGATACGCGAAGCTGAGAAGGCCAGGCTGAAGCAGGAAAAGCTGGCACGCGAAGCGGTCGAGAAGGCCGAGCGCGAGGCAGCGGCCGAAGCGGCGCGTGTCGCGGCCGAAGAGGCGGCACAGGCTGAAGCGAAGATCAAGGAAGCCGAAGAGAACGAGCGCATCGCCCGTTTGCTGGCCGACGAAGCCGAACGCAAGGCGAAACGCGACGCACGCTATGCGGCACGCAAGCAGCGTACCGGCAGAACGCCTCCAGGCTTCTCGGCTCGCTAA
- a CDS encoding AI-2E family transporter yields the protein MKTEPAALGAGAAAEPDPRVEARADTHLMRLLLVGIFLFMAIYALYFARAFFMPVILAFLLALTLTPIVRILRKRGIPEVASATLLVLLSICVFASAGYLLSSPVFDLINNSSSIGQQLTERLAQLRRPLEKIMQISHQIEQLTETSQEPGIQKVAVAQSGILSAAASNILSAGTSLTIIFVLSLFLLASGTMFYEKIIQSFASLSEKKRALRVVYDVEREISHYLLTVTIINAGLGTVIGLGLWALGVPNPLVWGVAAALFNFLPYVGALLTIVLVAVIALISFDTISYALLAPAFVLLCDVVEGQFVTPMVVGRRLEINAVAIFIAIAFWSWLWGFVGALMAVPLLVVIKVFCDHFDGLSHVGNFLAAQHTAVVEEEPAEENGKASA from the coding sequence ATGAAAACCGAACCCGCTGCCTTGGGCGCAGGCGCCGCCGCCGAGCCGGATCCGCGCGTTGAGGCGCGTGCCGACACGCATCTGATGCGGTTGCTGCTGGTCGGCATTTTCCTGTTCATGGCCATCTACGCGCTCTACTTCGCACGCGCCTTCTTCATGCCGGTCATCCTGGCTTTTCTGCTCGCCCTGACGCTCACCCCGATCGTGCGGATACTGCGCAAGCGCGGCATTCCCGAAGTGGCCTCTGCGACCCTTCTGGTGCTGCTGTCTATCTGCGTCTTCGCCAGCGCCGGCTACCTGCTCTCCAGCCCGGTCTTCGACCTCATCAACAACTCCTCGTCGATCGGCCAACAGCTTACCGAGCGGCTGGCGCAACTGCGGCGTCCGCTGGAAAAGATCATGCAGATTTCGCATCAGATCGAACAGCTGACCGAGACCTCGCAGGAGCCCGGCATCCAAAAAGTCGCGGTGGCGCAGTCCGGCATCCTGTCGGCGGCCGCCAGCAACATCCTGTCGGCGGGAACAAGCCTCACTATCATCTTCGTGCTGTCGCTGTTCCTGCTTGCCTCGGGGACGATGTTCTATGAGAAGATCATCCAGTCCTTCGCCAGCCTCAGCGAGAAGAAGCGGGCGCTGCGCGTAGTCTATGACGTCGAGCGCGAAATCTCGCACTATCTGCTTACCGTCACCATCATCAATGCCGGCCTCGGTACGGTCATCGGCCTTGGCCTGTGGGCGCTCGGCGTGCCCAACCCGCTGGTCTGGGGCGTGGCCGCCGCCCTGTTCAACTTCCTGCCCTATGTCGGGGCGCTCTTGACCATCGTGCTGGTCGCGGTGATTGCGCTGATCAGCTTCGACACCATTTCCTACGCGCTGTTGGCACCCGCCTTCGTGCTTTTGTGCGACGTCGTCGAAGGCCAGTTCGTGACGCCGATGGTGGTTGGTCGGCGCCTCGAGATCAACGCCGTGGCGATCTTCATCGCCATCGCCTTCTGGTCGTGGCTGTGGGGTTTCGTCGGCGCCCTGATGGCGGTGCCGTTGCTGGTCGTCATCAAGGTGTTCTGCGACCATTTCGACGGGCTCAGCCATGTCGGCAATTTTCTCGCCGCGCAGCACACCGCCGTGGTGGAAGAGGAACCAGCCGAGGAGAACGGCAAGGCTTCGGCGTGA
- a CDS encoding UPF0280 family protein yields MQGPQVHWLQDGKRLHLSHGPIDLIVEAFGEADECRAAYEQAVARFQTILIELVKELPELRLPAFFLAPRAFDGPTARRMEAAVIPLAECFITPMAAVAGSVADEMLTALLTGRKLDRAYVNNGGDSALHIGNGLSMNLAIAGTGHDMADRIMIRAQDGVRGVATSGWRGRSFSLGIADAVTVLARTGAEADAAATLIANAVDLPGNPAIKRIPASELSPDSDLGPRLVTQSVGTLAPGEVARALDNGLAVAEDFRRRGLIAGSALFLGGEARISGSVALAAPNKNSREEVAHA; encoded by the coding sequence ATGCAAGGCCCGCAGGTCCATTGGCTGCAGGACGGCAAGCGGCTGCACCTCAGCCACGGGCCGATCGACCTGATCGTCGAAGCCTTTGGCGAGGCGGATGAGTGCCGTGCCGCCTACGAACAAGCCGTCGCGCGCTTCCAGACGATCCTGATCGAGTTGGTCAAGGAGCTTCCCGAATTGCGGCTGCCGGCATTCTTCCTGGCGCCGCGCGCATTTGACGGCCCGACGGCGCGTCGCATGGAGGCGGCCGTCATCCCGTTGGCGGAATGCTTCATCACGCCGATGGCCGCCGTTGCCGGGTCGGTAGCCGACGAAATGCTCACCGCGCTGCTTACCGGTCGCAAGCTCGACCGCGCCTATGTCAACAATGGCGGCGACAGCGCACTCCATATCGGCAACGGCCTTTCGATGAACCTGGCGATCGCCGGCACGGGCCACGACATGGCCGACCGGATCATGATCCGCGCGCAGGATGGCGTGCGTGGCGTTGCAACCAGCGGCTGGCGCGGCCGCTCCTTCTCACTTGGCATTGCCGACGCCGTCACCGTGCTGGCGCGGACTGGCGCCGAGGCCGATGCGGCGGCGACGCTCATCGCCAACGCCGTGGACCTGCCCGGCAATCCAGCCATCAAGCGCATTCCCGCAAGCGAATTGTCCCCCGACAGCGATCTCGGCCCGCGGCTGGTGACACAAAGCGTCGGCACGCTTGCGCCTGGCGAAGTGGCGCGAGCGCTGGACAACGGCCTTGCTGTCGCCGAAGATTTTCGCAGGCGCGGCCTGATCGCCGGATCGGCGCTGTTTCTAGGCGGTGAGGCGCGCATCAGCGGCTCCGTTGCGCTTGCGGCGCCCAACAAGAATTCGAGGGAGGAAGTTGCGCATGCCTGA
- a CDS encoding LLM class flavin-dependent oxidoreductase, whose product MELGLYTFADVSPQPGPGAIGPHERLRNLIEEVELADQVGLDVFGLGEHHRPDYAASAPVVALAAAAERSKRIRLTSAVTVLSSDDPVRVFQQFATLDLLSGGRAEIMAGRGSFIESFPLFGYNLEDYDELFAEKLDLLLAIRDQVKVTWSGNLRAPINDRGVYPRPFQDRLPVWIAIGGTPQSAARAGALGLPLALAIIGGEPARFAPLFDLYREAAKRAGSDPTGLATSINVHGFIAGTTEQAADDFYGPQAEVMNRIGRERGWGPTSRAHFDQSRGPNGALFVGNPEQVAEKIVAQHKIFNNDRFLLQMAIGTMPHAKIMNAIELYGTRVAPIVRKETAKSAPALATPAA is encoded by the coding sequence ATGGAACTCGGTCTCTACACCTTTGCCGACGTCAGCCCGCAGCCCGGCCCGGGCGCCATCGGCCCGCATGAGCGATTGCGCAACCTGATCGAGGAGGTCGAACTGGCCGATCAGGTCGGTCTCGACGTCTTTGGTCTCGGCGAGCACCACCGGCCCGACTATGCGGCCTCGGCACCGGTCGTGGCGCTAGCGGCGGCCGCCGAGCGCTCCAAGCGCATCAGGCTGACCAGCGCGGTCACCGTCCTCTCCTCCGACGATCCGGTTCGCGTCTTCCAGCAGTTCGCCACGCTCGACCTTCTCTCGGGCGGTCGTGCCGAGATCATGGCTGGACGCGGCTCGTTCATCGAGTCCTTTCCGCTGTTCGGCTACAATCTGGAGGATTATGACGAACTCTTCGCCGAAAAGCTCGATCTGCTGCTTGCCATCCGCGACCAGGTGAAAGTCACCTGGTCCGGCAATCTGCGCGCGCCGATCAACGATCGCGGCGTCTATCCCCGGCCGTTCCAGGACAGGTTGCCGGTCTGGATCGCTATTGGCGGCACGCCACAATCGGCGGCGCGCGCGGGCGCGCTCGGCCTGCCGCTGGCGCTTGCCATCATCGGCGGCGAGCCGGCACGCTTCGCGCCGCTGTTCGACCTCTACCGCGAGGCGGCCAAGCGCGCCGGCAGCGACCCGACGGGTCTCGCCACCAGCATCAACGTGCACGGCTTCATCGCCGGGACGACCGAACAGGCCGCCGATGACTTTTATGGCCCGCAAGCCGAGGTGATGAACCGCATCGGCCGCGAGCGCGGCTGGGGCCCGACATCGCGGGCGCATTTCGACCAGTCGCGCGGCCCGAATGGCGCCCTGTTCGTCGGCAATCCCGAGCAGGTCGCCGAAAAGATCGTCGCCCAGCACAAGATCTTCAACAATGACCGCTTCCTGCTGCAAATGGCGATCGGCACCATGCCGCACGCCAAGATCATGAATGCGATCGAACTCTACGGCACCAGGGTGGCCCCGATCGTGCGCAAGGAAACCGCGAAGTCCGCGCCGGCGCTGGCAACACCCGCCGCCTAA
- a CDS encoding amino acid synthesis family protein, with protein MPEFPIRKIAVLTEEIFHEGGPIAEVPRRRAAAMALVKNPFAGRYAEELQSAMDDLKPLGLLLADRLIAALGGDVKQIDGYGKGAIVGIAGELEHGALWHVPGGYAMRERLGDAKAIVPSAKKVGAFGSKLDVPLGHINAAYVRSHFDAMEVGISDGPRPDEILFCLAMTCGPRIHNRMGGLAADDIKAWDGLR; from the coding sequence ATGCCTGAGTTTCCGATCCGCAAGATCGCTGTCCTGACCGAAGAGATCTTTCACGAGGGCGGACCGATCGCGGAAGTGCCGCGCCGGCGCGCAGCCGCCATGGCGCTGGTGAAAAACCCGTTCGCCGGACGTTATGCAGAGGAGCTGCAGAGCGCCATGGACGATCTGAAACCGCTCGGCCTGCTGCTCGCCGACCGGCTGATCGCGGCACTCGGTGGCGACGTCAAGCAGATCGACGGCTACGGCAAGGGCGCCATTGTCGGCATAGCGGGCGAGCTCGAGCATGGCGCGCTCTGGCATGTGCCTGGTGGCTACGCCATGCGCGAGCGGCTCGGCGACGCCAAGGCGATCGTGCCGTCGGCCAAGAAGGTCGGCGCTTTCGGCTCGAAGCTCGACGTGCCGCTCGGCCACATCAACGCTGCCTATGTGCGCAGCCATTTCGACGCCATGGAGGTCGGCATCAGCGACGGCCCGCGCCCCGACGAGATCCTCTTCTGCCTGGCCATGACCTGCGGTCCGCGCATCCATAATCGCATGGGCGGGTTGGCGGCCGACGACATCAAGGCATGGGATGGCTTGCGGTGA
- the sugE gene encoding quaternary ammonium compound efflux SMR transporter SugE — MSWIFLFFAGLFEIGWAIGLKYTDGFTRLVPTVLTVASMVVSLTLLGLALKALPVGTAYAVWTGIGTVGTALLGIWLFGEPATAIRLACIALIVCGIMGLKFAA, encoded by the coding sequence ATGTCGTGGATTTTTCTATTTTTTGCCGGCCTTTTCGAAATCGGCTGGGCGATAGGCCTCAAATACACCGATGGATTCACCAGGCTTGTTCCGACGGTGCTGACGGTCGCGTCGATGGTCGTCAGCCTTACCCTGCTCGGCCTGGCGCTGAAGGCGCTGCCCGTCGGCACAGCCTATGCGGTGTGGACCGGCATCGGCACCGTCGGCACGGCATTGCTCGGCATCTGGCTGTTCGGCGAGCCCGCCACGGCGATCAGGCTCGCCTGCATCGCGTTGATCGTCTGCGGCATCATGGGGCTGAAGTTCGCGGCCTGA
- a CDS encoding LLM class flavin-dependent oxidoreductase yields the protein MTELSVLDLSPIVEGSDASQSLANSLDLARHAERLGYKRYWLAEHHNMPGIASAATAVVIAHVAGGTRTIRVGAGGIMLPNHAPLVIAEQFGTLAALFPGRIDLGLGRAPGTDMNTARALRRNLEAGVDNFPQDVVELMGYFLPAEEGQRLRAVPGEGQTVPIWILGSSLYGAQLAAMLGLPYAFASHFAPAELDHALDIYRSRFQPSEQLDKPHVMLGLNVFAAPTDAEARLLFTSLQQAFVNLRTGRPGRLPPPVENYDRDLDPMAKTMLGQALSCAVVGSPETVRQGIDAFVRRTGADELMVTAQISDHAARVRSFEILAEAHKSLSQAA from the coding sequence ATGACCGAACTGTCCGTTCTAGACCTGTCGCCGATCGTCGAAGGCAGCGATGCCTCGCAGTCGCTGGCCAATTCGCTCGATCTCGCCCGCCATGCCGAGCGGTTGGGCTACAAGCGCTACTGGCTGGCCGAGCATCACAACATGCCGGGCATCGCCAGTGCCGCGACGGCCGTGGTCATCGCCCATGTCGCCGGCGGCACCAGGACCATTCGCGTCGGCGCCGGCGGCATCATGCTGCCCAACCATGCGCCGCTGGTGATTGCCGAGCAGTTCGGCACGCTGGCCGCCCTGTTTCCCGGCCGCATCGATCTCGGCCTCGGCCGCGCGCCCGGCACCGACATGAACACCGCGCGCGCCTTGCGCCGCAACCTCGAAGCCGGCGTCGACAATTTCCCGCAGGATGTCGTCGAGCTGATGGGCTATTTCCTGCCGGCCGAGGAGGGCCAGCGCCTGCGCGCCGTGCCCGGCGAAGGCCAGACCGTGCCGATCTGGATCCTCGGCTCCAGCCTCTATGGCGCGCAGCTCGCCGCCATGCTCGGCCTGCCCTATGCCTTCGCCTCGCATTTCGCGCCGGCCGAGCTCGACCACGCGCTGGACATCTACCGTTCGCGCTTCCAGCCGTCGGAACAGCTCGACAAGCCGCATGTCATGCTCGGGCTCAATGTCTTTGCCGCACCCACCGATGCCGAGGCGCGATTGCTGTTCACCTCGCTGCAGCAGGCCTTCGTCAACCTGCGCACCGGCCGGCCCGGCAGATTGCCGCCGCCGGTCGAGAATTATGATCGCGACCTCGACCCGATGGCCAAGACCATGCTGGGCCAGGCGCTGTCCTGCGCCGTCGTCGGCTCTCCCGAAACGGTTCGCCAGGGCATCGATGCCTTCGTGCGCCGCACCGGTGCCGACGAGCTGATGGTCACCGCGCAGATATCGGATCATGCCGCCCGGGTGCGATCGTTCGAGATTTTGGCGGAGGCCCACAAATCGCTGTCGCAGGCGGCCTGA